In Triticum urartu cultivar G1812 chromosome 6, Tu2.1, whole genome shotgun sequence, the following proteins share a genomic window:
- the LOC125513230 gene encoding gamma carbonic anhydrase-like 2, mitochondrial has product MAAASLSRLSRRASAAAAPSLRRILSSTATAPAAPSSSPPPVAAAAAGADRVRWDYRGQRQLVPLGQWLPKVAVDAYVAPDAVLAGQVTVHDGASVWSGSVLRGDLNKITLGFCANVQERSVLHAAWSASTGLPAETLVDRYVTVGAYCLLRSCTIEPECIIGQHSILMEGSLVETNSVLEAGSVLAPGRRIPTGELWAGNPARFVRKLTNEEIMEIPKLAVAINDLMQSHFSEFLPYSNAYLEVEKLKKSFSIPL; this is encoded by the exons ATGGCCGCCGCCTCCCTGTCTCGCCTCTCTCgccgcgcctccgccgccgcggcgCCTTCCCTCCGCCGGATCCTCTCCTCCACCGCCACCGCCCCCGCTGCGCCATCGTCCTCACCACCCCCCGTCGCAGCCGCGGCGGCAGGTGCGGATCGGGTGCGGTGGGATTACCGCGGGCAGCGGCAGCTAGTACCACTCGGGCAGTGGCTTCCCAAGGTGGCCGTCGACGCGTACGTTGCTCCCGACGCCGTGCTCGCCGGGCAGGTCACCGTCCACGACGGCGCCTCCGTCTGGAGCGGCTCCGTGCTGCGGGGCGACCTTAACAAGATCACTCTTGGGTTCTGCGCCAACGTCCAGGAGCGGTCCGTCCTCCACGCCGCCTGGTCGGCCTCTACAG GTCTTCCAGCTGAGACCCTTGTTGACCGGTATGTGACAGTGGGTGCGTACTGTCTTCTGCGCTCATGCACTATTGAACCTGAGTGCATCATCGGTCAGCATTCCATCCTAATGGAAGGCTCATTGGTTGAAACTAACTCGGTCCTTGAAGCTGGCTCCGTCCTGGCCCCAGGGAGGAGGATTCCGACTGGGGAACTCTGGGCTGGCAACCCTGCCAGGTTTGTTAGGAAGCTGACCAACGAAGAGATAATGGAGATTCCAAAGCTTGCTGTGGCCATCAATGATCTTATGCAAAGCCATTTCTCAGAGTTCCTCCCATACTCTAATGCTTATTTGGAGGTAGAGAAGCTGAAGAAGTCGTTTTCAATTCCTTTGTAA